In Notamacropus eugenii isolate mMacEug1 chromosome 1, mMacEug1.pri_v2, whole genome shotgun sequence, one genomic interval encodes:
- the SH2D7 gene encoding SH2 domain-containing protein 7 — MKKRGETIPPGLNNIFYIAPSTRQAEELLRDKPIGCFLIRLSDKAMGYILSYRGYDRCRHFVINQLQNRRYIISGDTCNHPTLTALISHYQGAKIEPFGESLTTACPWPQENSLYDAISRNLLLITPTEPTGPSKEKQELGDIEYTRSAKDRDPKTSPTPKPKTSFVHSKKSLEECPWKLSKEDNNLPEAPPLPERCSSLLMGSFSSKHSGNVTYAELKKINHNLQSLSTEASDFPHQSPSAGQEHPRRPSNLSGELAPKTRDVPLLTSLSAPKLLDPNKKSPTVPHHPMLEYSSPVAISTSLRDKANAPQHQIFPKAQCSPESKGSSQGFAIHAIPQSFRGSGSNQPRDSSPPGTHELMPKVNSSYSLEVQTQASDRHDYKPVPARLPKSAFLPLKATYTQLEGPGGWMDNAYEKISESQAGPVPSLPSNPYEQIPILKVQETKKSHSHKVEKPRRFFFTDRKNKQ, encoded by the exons atgaagaagagaggggaaaccATTCCTCCTGGGCTTAACAACATCTTCTACATAGCCCCCTCCACGAG GCAGGCTGAAGAACTGCTGAGAGACAAACCCATTGGCTGCTTTCTCATCCGACTGAGCGACAAAGCTATGGGCTACATCCTTTCCTACAG GGGATATGACCGTTGCCGCCACTTTGTGATCAATCAGCTTCAGAACCGGAGGTACATCATCTCAGGGGACACCTGCAACCATCCCACACTCACCGCTCTCATCAGCCACTACCAGGGAGCAAAGATAGAACCCTTTGGGGAGAGCCTCACCACCGCCTGTCCTTGG CCCCAGGAGAACAGCTTGTATGATGCCATCTCTCGTAACCTCCTTCTGATCACCCCAACTGAGCCAACTGGTCCCTCCAAGGAGAAGCAAGAATTGGGGGACATAGAATACACAAGGTCTGCTAAAGACAGGGATCCCAAAACCAGCCCTACTCCAAAGCCCAAGACTTCCTTTGTCCACTCCAAAAAATCCCTAGAAGAATGTCCTTGGAAGCTCTCAAAGGAGGACAACAAT ctCCCAGAAGCACCACCTCTGCCAGAGAGATGCTCTTCCCTTCTGATGGGATCCTTCAGTAGCAAGCATTCAGGAAATGTCACATATGCAGAGCTGAAGAAAATTAATCACAACCTGCAGAGCCTGAGCACGGAGGCCTCAGACTTTCCACATCAGAGCCCTTCTGCTGGCCAAGAGCACCCGAGAAGGCCTAGCAATCTCAGTGGAGAACTGGCTCCAAAAACCAGGGATGTCCCGCTCCTCACTTCTCTGAGTGCCCCTAAGCTCCTGGATCCCAATAAGAAATCTCCCACTGTCCCCCATCACCCTATGTTGGAGTACAGCTCCCCTGTGGCCATCTCCACCTCTCTCAGAGATAAGGCAAATGCCCCACAACATCAGATCTTTCCCAAGGCTCAGTGCTCCCCTGAATCCAAAGGGAGCAGCCAAGGATTTGCCATCCACGCTATTCCTCAGTCCTTTAGAGGCTCAGGGTCCAATCAGCCCAGAGACTCTAGTCCTCCAGGCACCCATGAACTCATGCCAAAGGTGAACAGCTCCTATTCTTTGGAAGTCCAGACCCAGGCCTCAGATAGGCACGACTACAAACCTGTCCCTGCTAGGTTGCCCAAGTCAGCCTTTCTCCCACTCAAAGCCACCTATACTCAGCTGGAGGGCCCTGGAGGATGGATGGATAATGCTTACGAGAAGATTTCAGAAAGCCAGGCAGGACCTGTGCCTTCCTTACCAAGTAACCCCTATGAGCAGATTCCCATCTTGAAGGTTCAGGAGACCAAAAAGTCACACTCACACAAG